The Nitrospira sp. genomic sequence TAGCCGACCAGCGCATGCGACTCCTGTTCGATCATCTTGGGTGTCGTCCCGGACGACACCAACGAATGGAAACCAGACGCCGCCCCGCAGGCGATGGTAATAAAGAGAAACGGAAAGAGCGTACCGGGGATGATCGGTCCGCCCCCTTGGGCGAACGCCGTCACACGCGGCATTTCGATCGTTGGTGCCAGCAACACCACGCCAGCTGCCAGCAGCACCACCACGCTGAGCTTCATAAATGTCGAGAGATAGCCGCGCGGCACCAGCAGCATCCAGCCGGGCAGCACCGAGGCGAGAAATCCATACCCGGCCATCAGCCAGACCAGCGACTCGCGCTCGAACTCAAACCATCCCGCAAAACTTGACTGTGCCACGCTCCGCCCCGCAATCACCGCGACAAGCAGGAGCACGCTGCCCAGCGCCGAGACTTCGCCAATGCGCCCAGGCCGAAACCGTTCCAGATAAAACCCCATTAGCACTCCGATCGGAATCGTCATCGCAATGGTAAACGTGCCCCATGCGTTTCGGTAGAGCGCGTTGACAACGGCCAGTCCAAGACCAGCCAGCGCCACGACGACAATAAACAACACCGCGACGGCCGTCGCTGTCCCCGTGAGGACGCCTAGTTCATCACGCGCGATTTCCGGTAGCGACCGGCCATTGCGCCGCATCGAGGCGACCAGAATGATGAAATCTTGCACCGCGCCCGCCAGTACCGCGCCGATCACCAGCCAGAGAAATCCCGGCAGATAACCGAACTGTGCTGCCAAGACAGGCCCTAGCAATGGCCCCGCTCCGGCAATCGCCGCGAAGTGGTGTCCGAAGAGCACGTACTTGTTCGTCGGGTGGAAATTGGTCCCGTCGTTCAAGCGGCAAGCCGGCGTCACGTGCTGGTTGTTAAGCTCGACCACGCGGGACGCGAGAAACCGGCCGTAGAACCGAAGGCCTAGCGCATACAGACAGACCGCGGCCACGACCAGCCAGAGCCCGTTCACTTTTTCTGAGGGATTGAAAATGCCTGCGACGAATCCGAATGCCACTGCGCAGAGCGCCGCGACCACGGCCCAGACAACCATCAGTGCAGACTTCATGCGTGGCATCCTAGCAAGGCACTGGGAGTGTGTAAATGGGAACACAAAGAGATGCCGCGCCGTTTCGCTTGGGGACGCAATGACCTCCCCCCCTTTATACAAGGCCCGTAAGCCTAAATCTTCCGTTGGCTTAGTTTAAAGGGGAGCGGTCAACTCTAAAAACCAGTACTGCCTGTTCCGAATACTTTTGATCAACGGACAAACCGCGATCATTTTGATTGGATTGCCCGGGTTAGGCGGAATATGGGGATACATCCGGTCAGGCGCCAAACAGGCAGAGAGCACGCGGATAAGGAGCGCAATCCGGCTAAACAGACCTGCATGGCGCGCGGAGGATACACCTACGGTTTCTGTGACGGCTCGCCCGTTTGGGTCAGCGTCCCACCCAGCCCCGCCAGACAGAGCAGCCCGATGGCGATCCAGACCAGTTCGCGCACGCGCCGCAGCAGTGCAAAGGTGATCCCGACCACTTCGGAATAGCCGAAGACGACGAGCACCAGGAGATTGCCGCCCTCCTGCGCGCCAAGGCTGCCAGGGATAAAGAACGTCCCACCCTTAATGAACACCGACAGGGCACCGATCGCGACGGCCGCCAGCGGGTCAGCGCGCCCTCCCCCGATATAATGAAGAATGACAAAGACCTCGAGCGCCTCAGCTAGCCAGCCCAGAAAGAAGAAGCTGATCGAGAGCACAAAGGCGCGGCGGTCGCGCGTGTAGAAATCCAAAATTGTCCGATCAAGTTCGCGCAATTTGTCCTCGCGCGCTTCAAGGTACGCAATGCGAATGCGGCACCAGCGCAGCACATTGAGCAGGCCCAGAAACAGTCCGATGCGCTGCACCATCACGAAGAGTGCGATTCCAAACAGCAGCAGCCCCACGCCCACCACGGCGGCAAGTAACGAGGCGTGCCCGCCGCCGGACGAGCCGACCAGTCCGAAGGCCAGCCCAATCCCGAGCAGAATGAACAGCACCTGCGCAATCGTCATCGTCGTCTTGGCTGTGATGACAGAGGCCAGCCCTTCGATCATGGGTACACCGGACGGCTTGAGCAGCATCGCCTTGAGCGGCTCCCCGCCGACATAGGCAGTCGGCGTCGTCATATTGACAACTTCGCCCGCCGTGCGGATCGCCAGCAGCCGTCCGAACGAGACCGCATCGGCATACTGCCGCAGCGTCAGCCGCCAGCCATAGGCCTCCAGCAGATACATGAGCAGCGACGGCAGCAGAATGACCACCCCCGCGATCGGCCCGAGCCCGGCCACGGTGTCCACGATCCGTACAGGACCGATGTGCCAGATCAATCCACTGAAGGTGAGGAGGCCGACGAGAAAAAGGATGCGCCTTAGCACAGAGTCCTTAATGATCAGTTTTCAGTGATCAGTTCCGGGTACTGGATACTGCCAACTCATCGCTTTGAAAGAACGCGAAGTGAAAAAAGTTCACCGCCGTGTTCAGCATTCGGCTAAGCACGAGTCGTGGCAGAAGGGCGGATCAC encodes the following:
- a CDS encoding carbon starvation protein A, with amino-acid sequence MKSALMVVWAVVAALCAVAFGFVAGIFNPSEKVNGLWLVVAAVCLYALGLRFYGRFLASRVVELNNQHVTPACRLNDGTNFHPTNKYVLFGHHFAAIAGAGPLLGPVLAAQFGYLPGFLWLVIGAVLAGAVQDFIILVASMRRNGRSLPEIARDELGVLTGTATAVAVLFIVVVALAGLGLAVVNALYRNAWGTFTIAMTIPIGVLMGFYLERFRPGRIGEVSALGSVLLLVAVIAGRSVAQSSFAGWFEFERESLVWLMAGYGFLASVLPGWMLLVPRGYLSTFMKLSVVVLLAAGVVLLAPTIEMPRVTAFAQGGGPIIPGTLFPFLFITIACGAASGFHSLVSSGTTPKMIEQESHALVGYGAMLLESFVGVMALIAASVLVPGDYLAINTMLTSDQLAEMGFPVQRIQDLSRLVEVQVEGRPGGAVSLAVGMAAIFSALPGMAGLMAYWYQFALLFEALFILTTIDAGTRVARYLLQEIGGRVYAPLRQFNWWPGMLVSSALVVGAWGYLIGTGSISTIWPMFGAANQLLATLALCIGTTVLIKMRKPQFLWITAVPMVFVGAITLTGSYEMFWLFLGKARELHDAAQAFTLYLDMALVAIVALLAMVVLVDAFRQWYGYLVQGRSFTSSEVIVLAGGGASPAGSRAMVSDGIHLPGGGCC
- a CDS encoding flippase-like domain-containing protein — protein: MIIKDSVLRRILFLVGLLTFSGLIWHIGPVRIVDTVAGLGPIAGVVILLPSLLMYLLEAYGWRLTLRQYADAVSFGRLLAIRTAGEVVNMTTPTAYVGGEPLKAMLLKPSGVPMIEGLASVITAKTTMTIAQVLFILLGIGLAFGLVGSSGGGHASLLAAVVGVGLLLFGIALFVMVQRIGLFLGLLNVLRWCRIRIAYLEAREDKLRELDRTILDFYTRDRRAFVLSISFFFLGWLAEALEVFVILHYIGGGRADPLAAVAIGALSVFIKGGTFFIPGSLGAQEGGNLLVLVVFGYSEVVGITFALLRRVRELVWIAIGLLCLAGLGGTLTQTGEPSQKP